One region of Streptomyces capillispiralis genomic DNA includes:
- a CDS encoding ABC transporter permease, with product MGRYVVRRLLQMIPVFVGATLLIFLMVNVMGDPVAGLCGERQCDPATAARLKKEFGLDKPVWQQYLTYMGNVFTGDFGTAFNGQEVTELMSTAFPVTIRLTLIAIAFEVVVGITLGVVTGLRRGRPVDTGVLLVTLVVISVPTFVTGLLLQLLLGVKWGWIRPSVSSEAPFDELILPGLVLASVSLAYVTRLTRTSIAENRRSDYVRTAVAKGLPRHRVVVRHLLRNSLIPVVTFIGADIGFLMGGAIVTERIFNIHGVGYQLYQGILRQNTQTVVGFVTVLVLVFLVANLVVDLLYAVLDPRIRYA from the coding sequence ATGGGGCGCTACGTCGTCCGGCGGCTGCTCCAGATGATCCCGGTGTTCGTCGGGGCCACGCTGCTGATCTTCCTCATGGTCAACGTGATGGGCGACCCCGTCGCCGGCCTGTGCGGGGAGCGCCAGTGCGACCCGGCGACCGCCGCCCGGCTCAAGAAGGAGTTCGGCCTGGACAAGCCGGTCTGGCAGCAATACCTGACCTACATGGGGAACGTCTTCACCGGCGACTTCGGCACGGCCTTCAACGGCCAGGAGGTCACCGAGCTGATGTCCACGGCGTTCCCCGTCACCATCCGGCTCACCCTGATCGCGATCGCCTTCGAGGTCGTCGTCGGCATCACCCTCGGCGTGGTCACCGGACTGCGCCGGGGACGCCCCGTCGACACCGGCGTCCTGCTGGTCACCCTCGTCGTCATCTCCGTGCCCACCTTCGTCACCGGCCTGCTGCTCCAGCTGCTGCTCGGTGTGAAGTGGGGCTGGATCCGGCCCTCGGTCTCCTCCGAGGCGCCCTTCGACGAGCTGATCCTGCCCGGCCTGGTGCTGGCCTCGGTCTCCCTGGCGTACGTCACCCGGCTGACCCGCACCTCCATCGCCGAGAACCGCCGCTCCGACTACGTCCGCACCGCCGTCGCCAAGGGCCTGCCCCGGCACCGGGTGGTCGTGAGGCACCTGCTGCGCAACTCCCTCATCCCCGTGGTCACCTTCATCGGCGCCGACATCGGCTTCCTCATGGGCGGCGCGATCGTCACCGAGCGGATCTTCAACATCCACGGCGTCGGCTACCAGCTCTACCAGGGCATCCTGCGGCAGAACACCCAGACCGTGGTCGGCTTCGTCACCGTGCTGGTGCTGGTCTTCCTGGTCGCCAACCTCGTCGTCGACCTCCTGTACGCCGTACTCGACCCGAGGATCCGCTATGCCTGA
- a CDS encoding ABC transporter ATP-binding protein — protein sequence MSDNLTLPAQQGSTGASAETLLTVEGLTKHFPIYGGFPIKRKVGAVQAVDNVDLTVGVGESVGLVGESGCGKSTTGRLITRLLEPTGGRITYAGQDITHASRRKMASVRSEIQMIFQDPYSSLNPRQTVGTIIKSPMEVNGINPAGGREKKVRELLELVGLNPEHYNRFPHEFSGGQRQRIGVARALALNPKLIVADEPVSALDVSIQAQVVNLLQKVQEELGIAFLFIAHDLAVVRHFSQRVAVMYLGKVVEVGDRDSIYNRPRHPYTHALLSAVPEVAMDDEVDNRERIRLAGDVPSPIMPPSGCRFRTRCWKAQDKCATEEPPLVQISGNREGHLTACHFPEDPSTGARTEDVVLDPALKAMEGVEKD from the coding sequence ATGAGCGACAACCTCACCCTCCCCGCACAGCAGGGCTCCACCGGTGCGTCCGCCGAGACGCTGCTGACGGTGGAGGGCCTGACCAAACACTTCCCGATCTACGGCGGCTTCCCGATCAAACGGAAGGTCGGCGCCGTGCAGGCGGTCGACAACGTCGACCTGACCGTCGGCGTCGGCGAGAGCGTCGGCCTGGTGGGTGAGTCGGGCTGCGGCAAGTCGACCACGGGCCGGCTCATCACCCGGCTCCTGGAGCCGACCGGCGGCAGGATCACGTACGCGGGCCAGGACATCACGCACGCCTCGCGCAGGAAGATGGCGTCCGTGCGGTCCGAGATCCAGATGATCTTCCAGGACCCGTACTCCTCGCTGAACCCGCGGCAGACCGTCGGCACGATCATCAAGTCGCCGATGGAGGTCAACGGGATCAACCCGGCGGGCGGCCGGGAGAAGAAGGTGCGCGAGCTGCTCGAGCTCGTCGGCCTCAACCCCGAGCACTACAACCGCTTCCCGCACGAGTTCTCCGGCGGCCAGCGCCAGCGCATCGGCGTCGCCCGTGCCCTCGCGCTCAACCCGAAGCTGATCGTCGCCGACGAGCCGGTCTCCGCGCTGGACGTGTCGATCCAGGCGCAGGTCGTCAACCTGCTCCAGAAGGTCCAGGAAGAGCTGGGCATCGCCTTCCTGTTCATCGCCCACGACCTCGCGGTCGTCCGGCACTTCTCGCAGCGCGTGGCCGTGATGTACCTCGGCAAGGTGGTCGAGGTCGGCGACCGGGACTCGATCTACAACCGTCCCCGGCACCCCTACACCCACGCCCTGCTGTCGGCCGTGCCCGAGGTGGCCATGGACGACGAGGTCGACAACCGGGAGCGCATCCGGCTCGCCGGTGACGTGCCCTCGCCGATCATGCCGCCGTCCGGCTGCCGCTTCCGCACCCGCTGCTGGAAGGCGCAGGACAAGTGCGCCACCGAGGAGCCGCCGCTGGTGCAGATCTCCGGCAACCGTGAGGGCCACCTGACGGCCTGCCACTTCCCGGAGGACCCGAGCACCGGGGCCCGTACCGAGGACGTCGTCCTCGACCCGGCCCTGAAGGCCATGGAGGGCGTCGAGAAGGACTGA
- a CDS encoding ABC transporter substrate-binding protein: MKPIRTRTARAIAVAIVAGSLALTGCSGDNGSGSKGKDDSKSQKDAAEQQDPVAYADAAASNGPAEEVAGAKSGGFINVYMQSDLSHMDPGQIYVSDAGQFANLVHRGLTNFQEDEEGNLTVVGDVATDSGQSSDGGKTWTYKLKDGVKDEDGNEITSADVRHTIERQYSKVIFDGPTYVQTWLSGADYRKDLPDGPYKGKHLPDSVLETPDDKTVVFHFDQPRPDLPQALAMAGYAIVPEKQDTKEKYDDAPAALGPYKIAEYKPGKSMKLVKNDQWDPKTDSVRHQYVDGYNFTSTIDQPSQTKRLIADQGEAKNAIQFTDSVDPAQMSTVIGDAEAKKRTIQGYQPYVWQLTFNLDRMKDKKIRDAITYAIPNQSMVQADGGRYGGEIAGGLLAPTLPGFDATYDPFGKLKKPNGDPEKAKQLLKEAGVKEGTKLTYAYSNTPRGQAQMVIIKDALNKIGFDIQAKEIDRASFYEQVGKLKNPYDLYMTGWGQDWPSPSTVITPVYDGTQVQDGASNYSHINDAQVNELIEKALTQQPEEAAKTWEQAHHRIVEEINPAAPVYYSKQIQLFGSNIGGAKYSNESSYIDINDLYLKQP, translated from the coding sequence ATGAAGCCCATCAGAACGCGCACCGCGCGTGCCATCGCCGTGGCCATCGTGGCCGGCTCCCTGGCGCTCACCGGCTGCTCCGGTGACAACGGCAGTGGCAGCAAGGGCAAGGACGACTCGAAGTCCCAGAAGGACGCTGCCGAGCAGCAGGATCCTGTCGCCTACGCCGACGCGGCCGCCTCCAACGGCCCGGCCGAGGAGGTCGCCGGGGCCAAGTCCGGTGGCTTCATCAACGTCTACATGCAGTCGGACCTGAGCCACATGGACCCGGGCCAGATCTACGTCAGCGACGCCGGCCAGTTCGCCAACCTGGTCCACCGCGGTCTGACGAACTTCCAGGAGGACGAGGAGGGCAACCTCACCGTCGTCGGTGACGTCGCCACCGACTCCGGCCAGTCCTCCGACGGCGGCAAGACCTGGACGTACAAGCTCAAGGACGGCGTCAAGGACGAGGACGGCAACGAGATCACCTCGGCCGACGTCCGCCACACCATCGAGCGCCAGTACTCGAAGGTCATCTTCGACGGTCCGACGTACGTCCAGACCTGGCTGTCGGGCGCCGACTACCGCAAGGACCTGCCGGACGGCCCGTACAAGGGCAAGCACCTGCCGGACTCCGTGCTGGAGACGCCGGACGACAAGACGGTCGTCTTCCACTTCGACCAGCCGCGCCCGGACCTCCCGCAGGCCCTGGCCATGGCCGGCTACGCCATCGTGCCCGAGAAGCAGGACACGAAGGAGAAGTACGACGACGCCCCCGCCGCGCTCGGCCCCTACAAGATCGCCGAGTACAAGCCGGGCAAGTCGATGAAGCTGGTCAAGAACGACCAGTGGGACCCCAAGACGGACTCGGTGCGCCACCAGTACGTCGACGGCTACAACTTCACCAGCACCATCGACCAGCCCAGCCAGACCAAGCGTCTGATCGCCGACCAGGGCGAGGCCAAGAACGCCATCCAGTTCACGGACTCGGTGGACCCGGCCCAGATGTCCACGGTCATCGGTGACGCGGAGGCCAAGAAGCGCACCATCCAGGGCTACCAGCCCTACGTGTGGCAGCTGACCTTCAACCTGGACCGGATGAAGGACAAGAAGATCCGGGACGCGATCACGTACGCGATCCCGAACCAGTCCATGGTTCAGGCGGACGGCGGCCGCTACGGCGGTGAGATCGCCGGCGGTCTGCTCGCCCCGACCCTGCCGGGCTTCGACGCCACCTACGACCCGTTCGGCAAGCTGAAGAAGCCCAACGGCGACCCGGAGAAGGCCAAGCAGCTGCTGAAGGAGGCGGGTGTCAAGGAGGGCACGAAGCTCACCTACGCCTACTCCAACACCCCGCGCGGCCAGGCCCAGATGGTCATCATCAAGGACGCGCTCAACAAGATCGGCTTCGACATCCAGGCGAAGGAGATCGACCGGGCCAGCTTCTACGAGCAGGTCGGCAAGCTGAAGAACCCGTACGACCTGTACATGACCGGCTGGGGCCAGGACTGGCCGTCCCCGTCCACGGTCATCACCCCCGTCTACGACGGCACGCAGGTCCAGGACGGTGCGTCGAACTACTCGCACATCAACGACGCGCAGGTCAACGAGCTGATCGAGAAGGCCCTCACGCAGCAGCCGGAGGAGGCCGCCAAGACCTGGGAGCAGGCTCACCACCGCATCGTGGAGGAGATCAACCCGGCCGCCCCGGTCTACTACTCGAAGCAGATCCAGCTCTTCGGTTCGAACATCGGTGGCGCCAAGTACAGCAACGAGTCGAGCTACATCGACATCAACGACCTGTACCTGAAGCAGCCGTAA
- a CDS encoding peptide ABC transporter substrate-binding protein, translating into MRRAPHARRAACAVAVALAATACGGGDGGGSDTGAVLSASWGDPQNPLEPANTNEVQGGKVLDMIFRGLKRYDPRTGEAKDMVAERIETSDSQNFRVTIKDGWTFSNGEKVTARSFVDAWNYGASLKNNQRNSYFFGYIEGYDKVHPEEGGTQTADTLSGLKVVDDRTFTVRLTQKFSTFPDTLGYNAFAPLPRAFFDDHDAWVKKPVGNGPYVVDSYTRGSQMALRTREDYPGPDKAQNGGVDLKVYTDNNTAYTDLMAGNLDLADDIPAAQLKNVRNDLGDRYLNTPAGIIQTLAFPHYDRNWSTAGAEKVRKGLSMAIDREQITDTIFQRTRTPATDWTSPVLGEDGGFQEGLCGEACEYRPDEAKRLIEEGGGLPGGKVTITFNADTGSHREWVNAVCNSINNALDNERACTANPVGTFADFRNQITDRKMSGPFRAGWQMDYPLIQNFLQPLYYTDASSNDGKWSNEEFDDLVDRANRETDDARAVDLFQQAEEVVRDHMAAIPLWYQNGSAGWSERLSDVRLNPFSVPVYDQIKVS; encoded by the coding sequence ATGCGCCGAGCCCCGCACGCCCGACGGGCCGCCTGTGCGGTGGCGGTCGCCCTCGCCGCGACGGCCTGCGGAGGCGGTGACGGCGGCGGCAGCGACACCGGCGCCGTGCTGAGCGCCTCCTGGGGCGATCCGCAGAACCCGCTGGAGCCGGCCAACACCAACGAGGTCCAGGGCGGCAAGGTCCTCGACATGATCTTCCGCGGTCTGAAGCGCTACGACCCGCGGACCGGCGAGGCCAAGGACATGGTCGCCGAGAGGATCGAGACCTCCGACTCGCAGAACTTCCGCGTCACCATCAAGGACGGCTGGACCTTCAGCAACGGCGAGAAGGTCACCGCCCGGTCCTTCGTCGACGCCTGGAACTACGGCGCGAGCCTGAAGAACAACCAGCGCAACTCCTACTTCTTCGGCTACATCGAGGGCTACGACAAGGTCCACCCCGAGGAGGGCGGCACACAGACCGCCGACACCCTCTCCGGGCTGAAGGTGGTCGACGACCGGACCTTCACCGTCCGGCTCACCCAGAAGTTCTCGACCTTCCCCGACACCCTCGGCTACAACGCCTTCGCCCCACTGCCCCGCGCCTTCTTCGACGACCACGACGCCTGGGTCAAGAAGCCCGTCGGCAACGGCCCCTACGTGGTCGACTCCTACACGCGCGGCTCGCAGATGGCCCTGCGCACCCGCGAGGACTACCCCGGCCCCGACAAGGCGCAGAACGGCGGCGTCGACCTCAAGGTCTACACCGACAACAACACCGCCTACACCGACCTGATGGCCGGCAACCTCGACCTGGCCGACGACATCCCCGCCGCCCAGCTGAAGAACGTGAGGAACGACCTCGGCGACCGCTACCTCAACACCCCCGCCGGCATCATCCAGACCCTCGCCTTCCCCCACTACGACAGGAACTGGAGCACCGCCGGCGCGGAGAAGGTCCGCAAGGGCCTGTCCATGGCGATCGACCGCGAGCAGATCACCGACACCATCTTCCAGAGGACCCGCACCCCCGCCACCGACTGGACCTCTCCCGTCCTCGGCGAGGACGGCGGCTTCCAGGAGGGCCTGTGCGGGGAGGCCTGTGAGTACCGGCCCGACGAGGCCAAGAGGCTCATCGAGGAGGGCGGCGGCCTGCCCGGCGGCAAGGTGACGATCACCTTCAACGCCGACACCGGTTCCCACCGCGAATGGGTCAACGCCGTCTGCAACTCCATCAACAACGCGCTGGACAACGAGCGTGCCTGCACCGCCAACCCGGTCGGCACCTTCGCCGACTTCCGCAACCAGATCACCGACCGCAAGATGAGCGGCCCGTTCCGCGCCGGCTGGCAGATGGACTACCCGCTCATCCAGAACTTCCTCCAGCCGCTCTACTACACCGACGCCTCCTCCAACGACGGCAAGTGGTCCAACGAGGAGTTCGACGACCTCGTCGACCGCGCCAACCGGGAGACCGACGACGCCCGGGCCGTCGACCTGTTCCAGCAGGCCGAGGAGGTCGTCCGCGACCACATGGCCGCCATCCCCCTCTGGTACCAGAACGGCAGCGCGGGCTGGTCCGAGCGGCTGTCCGACGTCAGGCTGAACCCCTTCAGCGTCCCCGTGTACGACCAGATCAAGGTGAGCTGA
- a CDS encoding ABC transporter ATP-binding protein — MTTLTKTEGEKAPTGPDSFLSVRDLRVRFSTEDGIVKAVDGLSFDVERGKTLGIVGESGSGKSVTNLTVLGLHNPKTTTVEGEILLEGQDLVTASEKEMEKLRGNKVAMIFQDPLTALSPYYTVGRQIAEPFMKHTGASKKEARERAIEMLTKVGIPQPTSRVDDYPHQFSGGMRQRAMIAMALVCDPDLLIADEPTTALDVTVQAQILDLLKDLQQEFGSAIIFITHDLGVISDMADDLLVMYSGRAVERGGVREVLREPKHPYTWGLLSSMPRLGGDTSQALNPIPGSPPSLLNPPSGCPFHPRCAFTGEVGGDRCSTERPPLGEGRAAACHLTAEQKQTIFIDKIQPRLR; from the coding sequence GTGACCACACTGACCAAGACCGAAGGCGAGAAGGCCCCGACCGGGCCGGACTCCTTCCTCTCGGTCCGCGACCTGCGGGTGCGGTTCTCCACTGAGGACGGCATCGTCAAGGCGGTCGACGGGCTGTCCTTCGACGTCGAACGCGGCAAGACGCTCGGCATCGTGGGCGAGTCGGGCTCCGGCAAGTCCGTCACCAACCTGACGGTCCTCGGCCTGCACAACCCCAAGACCACCACCGTCGAGGGCGAGATCCTCCTCGAGGGGCAGGACCTGGTCACCGCCTCCGAGAAGGAGATGGAGAAGCTCCGCGGCAACAAGGTCGCGATGATCTTCCAGGACCCGCTGACGGCGCTCTCGCCGTACTACACGGTGGGCCGGCAGATCGCCGAGCCGTTCATGAAGCACACCGGTGCCTCCAAGAAGGAGGCGCGGGAGCGGGCGATCGAGATGCTGACCAAGGTCGGCATCCCTCAGCCCACGTCCCGGGTGGACGACTACCCGCATCAGTTCTCCGGCGGTATGCGCCAGCGCGCCATGATCGCCATGGCGCTGGTCTGCGACCCCGACCTGCTGATCGCGGACGAGCCGACCACCGCCCTGGACGTGACGGTCCAGGCGCAGATCCTCGACCTGCTCAAGGACCTCCAGCAGGAGTTCGGCTCCGCGATCATCTTCATCACCCACGACCTCGGCGTCATCTCCGACATGGCCGACGACCTGCTGGTGATGTACTCGGGCCGGGCCGTGGAGCGCGGTGGCGTCCGCGAGGTGCTGCGCGAGCCCAAGCACCCCTACACCTGGGGCCTGCTCAGCTCGATGCCGCGGCTCGGCGGCGACACCTCGCAGGCGCTGAACCCGATCCCCGGGTCCCCGCCCAGCCTGCTCAACCCGCCCTCCGGCTGCCCCTTCCACCCGCGCTGCGCCTTCACCGGCGAGGTGGGGGGCGACCGGTGCAGCACCGAGCGCCCGCCGCTCGGCGAAGGCCGCGCGGCCGCGTGCCACCTGACGGCGGAACAGAAGCAGACCATCTTCATCGACAAGATCCAGCCCCGGCTGCGCTAG
- a CDS encoding ABC transporter permease produces the protein MLQFLIRRLIGAVVIMFLIGAFTFFLFYTIPQDFAALSCGKNCSPENLAVIRENLGLDKPITTQFWEFMSGIVAGRDFPQGHCSAPCLGVSFDTGTFVWDSIIDRFPTTLSLTVGGLVIFLTLGLGSGLLAAWKRGTVVDKLVSGASIVLSSFQIYFLGPIVLGILVYSSGLMENPKYYPFTENPFTWALGMLIPWLVMATIFTAQYTRMSRSTMIEQLQEEHVRTARAKGMRQRYVFFRYAWRGSLIPMVTILGMDLSALLSGAVVTEFTFDLAGIGRLAVDSSLTKDLPVTMGVMLFGAFFILILNIIVDLAYAYIDPRVRLS, from the coding sequence ATGCTTCAGTTCCTCATCCGCAGGCTGATCGGCGCCGTCGTCATCATGTTCCTGATCGGCGCCTTCACGTTCTTCCTGTTCTATACGATCCCCCAGGACTTCGCTGCGCTGTCCTGCGGCAAGAACTGCTCGCCGGAGAACCTCGCGGTGATCCGCGAGAACCTGGGCCTGGACAAGCCCATCACCACCCAGTTCTGGGAGTTCATGTCGGGCATCGTGGCCGGCCGTGACTTCCCGCAGGGGCACTGCTCCGCGCCGTGCCTGGGTGTTTCCTTCGACACCGGCACCTTCGTGTGGGACTCCATCATCGATCGCTTCCCGACGACGCTGTCCCTGACCGTCGGCGGTCTGGTGATCTTCCTGACGCTGGGCCTCGGCTCGGGTCTGCTCGCCGCCTGGAAGCGCGGCACGGTCGTCGACAAGCTCGTCAGCGGCGCCTCGATCGTGCTCAGCTCGTTCCAGATCTACTTCCTGGGCCCGATCGTCCTCGGCATCCTGGTGTACAGCTCGGGCCTGATGGAGAACCCGAAGTACTATCCGTTCACCGAGAACCCCTTCACCTGGGCCCTCGGCATGCTCATCCCCTGGCTGGTGATGGCCACCATCTTCACCGCCCAGTACACGCGTATGTCCCGCTCGACCATGATCGAGCAGTTGCAGGAGGAGCACGTCCGCACCGCGCGCGCCAAGGGCATGCGGCAGCGGTACGTCTTCTTCCGCTACGCCTGGCGTGGTTCGCTCATCCCGATGGTCACGATCCTCGGCATGGACCTCAGCGCGCTGCTGTCCGGCGCGGTGGTCACGGAGTTCACGTTCGACCTGGCCGGCATCGGCCGTCTCGCGGTCGACTCGTCGCTCACCAAGGACCTGCCGGTGACCATGGGCGTCATGCTGTTCGGGGCCTTCTTCATCCTGATCCTGAACATCATCGTCGACCTCGCGTACGCCTACATCGACCCGCGCGTGCGGCTCAGCTAG
- a CDS encoding ABC transporter permease → MPDRHHEPERAIAGTGMGGAMDLGVDEAETLEQRPAGPDGTGPQDRPRSLWSDAWRDLRRNPVFILSALVILFLLLISLWPSAIASGSPLACDLAKAQEGSQAGHPFGFDGQGCDVYTRTVYGARTSVAVGVLATLGVAVLGSVLGALAGFFGGIWDSVLSRITDVFFAIPVVLGGLVLLSVITSNTVWPVIGFIVLLGWPQISRIARGAVITAKQNDYVQAARALGASNTRLVLRHIAPNAVAPVIVVATIALGTYIALEATLSYLGVGLKPPSVSWGIDISAASPYIRNAPHALLWPSGALAVTVLAFIMLGDAVRDALDPKLR, encoded by the coding sequence ATGCCTGACCGGCACCACGAACCCGAGCGCGCCATCGCCGGAACCGGAATGGGCGGCGCCATGGACCTGGGCGTCGACGAGGCCGAGACCCTGGAGCAGCGCCCGGCCGGCCCGGACGGCACCGGACCGCAGGACCGGCCCCGCTCGCTGTGGTCCGACGCCTGGCGCGACCTGCGCCGCAACCCGGTCTTCATCCTCTCCGCCCTGGTCATCCTCTTCCTGCTCCTCATCTCCCTGTGGCCCTCGGCCATCGCCTCCGGCAGCCCCCTCGCGTGCGACCTGGCCAAGGCCCAGGAGGGCTCGCAGGCCGGCCACCCCTTCGGCTTCGACGGCCAGGGCTGCGACGTCTACACCCGCACCGTCTACGGCGCCCGCACGTCCGTGGCGGTCGGTGTCCTCGCCACCCTCGGCGTCGCCGTCCTGGGCAGCGTCCTGGGCGCCCTCGCGGGCTTCTTCGGCGGCATCTGGGACTCCGTCCTGTCCCGGATCACCGACGTCTTCTTCGCCATCCCCGTCGTCCTCGGCGGACTGGTCCTGCTGTCCGTCATCACCAGCAACACCGTCTGGCCGGTCATCGGGTTCATCGTGCTGCTCGGCTGGCCGCAGATCTCCCGCATCGCCCGCGGCGCCGTCATCACCGCCAAACAGAACGACTACGTGCAGGCGGCCCGGGCCCTCGGCGCGTCCAACACCCGGCTCGTGCTGCGGCACATCGCGCCCAACGCCGTCGCCCCGGTCATCGTCGTCGCCACCATCGCGCTCGGCACGTACATCGCCCTGGAGGCCACCCTGTCCTACCTGGGCGTCGGCCTGAAGCCGCCCAGCGTCTCCTGGGGCATCGACATCTCCGCGGCCTCCCCGTACATCCGCAACGCCCCGCACGCGCTGCTGTGGCCCTCCGGGGCCCTCGCGGTCACCGTGCTGGCGTTCATCATGCTCGGCGACGCGGTGCGCGACGCCCTCGACCCGAAACTGAGGTGA
- a CDS encoding ABC transporter ATP-binding protein, with product MLLDVRDLHVEFRTRDGVAKAVNGVSYGVDAGETLAVLGESGSGKSVTAQAIMGILDVPPGRITGGEVVFQGRDLLRLKEDERRKVRGADMAMIFQDALSSLNPVLTVGDQLAEMFTVHRGMSRKDARARAVELMDRVRIPAARERVRQYPHQFSGGMRQRIMIAMALALEPALIIADEPTTALDVTVQAQVMELLAELQREYRMGLILITHDLGVVADVADRIAVMYAGRIVESAPVHDIYKAPAHPYTRGLLESIPRLDLKGRELYAIKGLPPNLTRIPPGCAFHPRCPLARDVCRTDEPPLYEVSDTRGSACHFWRECLDG from the coding sequence GTGCTGCTCGACGTCCGCGACCTGCACGTGGAGTTCCGCACCCGGGACGGGGTCGCCAAGGCTGTCAACGGCGTCAGCTACGGCGTCGACGCGGGCGAGACCCTGGCCGTGCTCGGCGAGTCCGGCTCCGGCAAGTCGGTGACCGCACAGGCGATCATGGGCATCCTCGACGTGCCGCCCGGCCGGATCACCGGCGGTGAGGTCGTCTTCCAGGGGCGGGACCTGCTCCGGCTCAAGGAGGACGAACGCCGCAAGGTGCGCGGCGCCGACATGGCGATGATCTTCCAGGACGCGCTGTCGTCCCTGAACCCCGTGCTCACCGTCGGCGACCAGCTCGCCGAGATGTTCACCGTCCACCGGGGCATGTCCCGCAAGGACGCCCGGGCCCGCGCCGTCGAGCTGATGGACCGGGTGCGCATCCCCGCCGCCCGGGAGCGGGTGAGGCAGTACCCGCACCAGTTCTCCGGCGGCATGCGCCAGCGCATCATGATCGCGATGGCGCTGGCCCTGGAACCCGCCCTGATCATCGCCGACGAACCGACCACCGCCCTCGACGTCACCGTCCAGGCCCAGGTCATGGAACTGCTCGCGGAACTCCAACGCGAGTACCGCATGGGCCTGATCCTCATCACCCACGACCTCGGCGTGGTCGCCGACGTCGCCGACCGCATCGCCGTGATGTACGCGGGCCGCATCGTCGAGTCGGCCCCCGTCCACGACATCTACAAGGCCCCGGCCCACCCGTACACGCGCGGCCTGCTGGAGTCCATCCCGCGCCTGGACCTCAAGGGCCGCGAGCTGTACGCCATCAAGGGCCTGCCGCCCAACCTGACACGCATCCCGCCGGGCTGCGCCTTCCACCCCCGCTGCCCGCTCGCCCGCGACGTCTGCCGCACCGACGAACCCCCGCTGTACGAGGTCTCGGACACCCGGGGGAGCGCCTGCCACTTCTGGAGGGAGTGCCTGGATGGCTGA
- a CDS encoding ABC transporter permease, with protein sequence MTSPIKAEDSGSAAVLDPELAATTENAVAQGEKQPEGRSPGQLMWQRFKRDRTGVVSACVVIFFFVVAALAPLIAKVYGKNPYTLYAQEPDYPFLLDDFAMPTGSFGGMSGEFWFGVEPKLGRDVFTMLLYGMRTSLYMAVVVTTLCVVTGVIIGMIMGYFGGRVDYWIGRVTDFFLAFPQQLFFIAFMPVVTAMFVDPQDETPTYLRAVAIILVMWFLGWMGLARLVRSSVLSLADREFVEAAKVSGASPWRIVRKEILPNIVTPILVQATYILPSTILTIAFLSFIGVGFVEPTPDWGRMFAIGADVYEQDPMFMFFPGAALVIFVLTFNLLGDSVRDAFDPKTGR encoded by the coding sequence ATGACCAGTCCAATCAAGGCCGAGGACTCCGGGTCCGCGGCTGTCTTGGACCCTGAGCTCGCAGCGACCACGGAGAACGCGGTCGCCCAGGGCGAGAAGCAGCCCGAGGGTCGTTCCCCCGGCCAGTTGATGTGGCAGCGCTTCAAGCGCGACCGTACCGGAGTCGTTTCCGCGTGCGTAGTGATTTTCTTCTTCGTGGTCGCGGCGCTCGCTCCGCTCATCGCGAAGGTGTACGGCAAGAATCCCTACACGCTGTACGCGCAGGAGCCGGACTACCCGTTCCTCCTGGACGACTTCGCCATGCCCACCGGTTCCTTCGGCGGCATGTCGGGCGAGTTCTGGTTCGGCGTGGAGCCCAAGCTCGGCCGTGACGTGTTCACGATGCTGCTGTACGGCATGCGCACCTCGCTGTACATGGCCGTGGTCGTCACGACCCTGTGCGTGGTCACCGGCGTGATCATCGGCATGATCATGGGCTACTTCGGCGGCCGGGTGGACTACTGGATCGGCCGGGTCACGGACTTCTTCCTGGCCTTCCCGCAGCAGCTGTTCTTCATCGCCTTCATGCCCGTGGTCACCGCGATGTTCGTCGACCCGCAGGACGAGACCCCCACCTACCTGCGGGCCGTGGCGATCATCCTGGTGATGTGGTTCCTCGGCTGGATGGGCCTGGCCCGTCTGGTGCGCAGTTCCGTTCTCTCGCTGGCTGACAGGGAGTTCGTGGAGGCGGCCAAGGTGTCCGGTGCCTCTCCCTGGCGCATCGTGCGCAAGGAGATCCTGCCGAACATCGTCACACCGATCCTGGTGCAGGCCACCTACATCCTCCCGAGCACGATCCTCACCATCGCCTTCCTCTCGTTCATCGGTGTCGGCTTCGTCGAGCCGACTCCCGACTGGGGCCGCATGTTCGCCATCGGCGCCGACGTGTACGAGCAGGACCCGATGTTCATGTTCTTCCCGGGCGCGGCGCTGGTGATCTTCGTCCTCACCTTCAACCTTCTCGGAGACTCCGTCCGGGACGCATTCGACCCCAAGACCGGACGCTAA